The following is a genomic window from Marinococcus sp. PL1-022.
AAAAACACAGCGACCTAATGATGTAATAAAAAGAAACAAAGGGGGAAACGTACCATGGAAACAATGGGACGCCATGTCATTTCCGAGCTTTGGGGTTGTGACGAAGAAACTTTAAACAATGTAAATGCAATCGAACGTATCTTTGTAAACGCCGCTTTAAAAGCAGGCGCTGAGATAAGAGAAGTGATTTTTCATAAATTTGCTCCGCAGGGTGTAAGCGGAGTCGTCATTATTTCAGAATCTCATTTAACGATTCACAGTTTTCCGGAACACGGCTATGCCAGCATCGATGTTTATACGTGCGGGGACCATATTGACCCGAACACGGCGGCTAAATATATTGCCGGTTCACTCGGTGCCGAAGCGGAAGAAACGATAGAAATTCCCCGCGGAACAGGCCCTATCCGTGTAGAGCGTCCGGAAGCAAACGCCCTATAATGCGCATACGAACACCGTTCAAGCAGCTGCCTGTGCTTGAACGGTTTTTTATTTCCGGCAGCGGAATAGATTCAAAGAAATACACAAATTGTCATCCTCCCGCAAGGAACGAATGTGATATGATAGAACCAATAAAAATAGAGACCGCCCATCAAATTGGAGATGATAATAATGAAATGCCCTGTATGCTACTCCAATGGCACACGTGTATTGGACTCGAGGCCGAGCAATGAAGGCCGTTCCATCCGGCGCCGGCGTCAGTGTGATACGTGCCACCACCGCTTTACCACTTTTGAAATTGTGGAAGAACTCCCGCTTGTCGTAGTGAAAAAAAATGGGAACCGGGAGGAATTCAGCCGGGAAAAAATGCTGAGAGGCTTGATCAGGGCCTGTGAAAAGCGGCCGATTCCAATGGAAACGCTCGAGGGCATTGTCTCGAGGGTGGAAAATAAACTTCGGGAAGAGGGACGGACAGAAGTGAAAAGTGAAGAAGCCGGAGAGCTTGTCATGGAAGAGCTCGCGGATATTGATGAAATCGCCTACGTCCGTTTTGCTTCTGTTTACCGGCAGTTTCGTGATATAAATGTATTCATCAACGAATTAAAAGAGCTGATTGATAAAGAAAACAAAGAGGATTCATCAAAATCATAAAAAGGAGGGCGGCGCTTTGAGTCTGCATTGGATGGAAGTCAAACCGGTGGACGGGTACTACGTTCGCACAAGTAAAGAATTCAGCGAGAGCACGGATAAAACGATGTCTATGCTCTACCAGCCGTTAGTCGGAAGCAAAGCGATCGCTCTCTACCAGACTCTGCAGAATAAATTGGAAAAGGACTGCTATGAAAGCTCCGAAGCCACCCATCATGAGCTGATGGCTTTTTTGCAGATGCCTTTAAATGAAATTTACGCTGCCCGCCGCCTGCTTGAGGGCATCGGGCTTCTAAGGGTTTACGAATTAGAAACCCAGTCCCAGGATAAAACATTTGTATACGATATCCAGCCGCCCATGTCGCCGCGGGCTTTTTTTCAGGATGATGTTTTAAGCGTATTTTTATATAACCGGCTTGGAAAGAGTAAATATATTCAGCTTCGCCAGCGCTTTGGCATTTCAGCTGTGCCCGAAGCAGCTGAAGAAATTACGGCTTCGTTCAATGAAGTATTTGCTTCTCTGCATGCGTCGGAGATGGCCTCCGAACCGCCTCCGGCAGATGAAGACACAGAGTTTATCGGCGGCAGTGAACCATCGCGTCTGCAGCTTGAAGAGGACGGGTTCGATATGGAGCTGCTGAAAGCTTCGCTCCCATCCTTTCTCGACGCTGCCCGGCTGTTAACGCCATCGCTGCAGCAGACCGTCCGCCGGCTTGCTTTTGTGTATCAGCTTTCGCCAATTGATATGGGAAAAGTAATTCAGGAGTCCTTATCAGCGGACGACGAAGTGAATATAGAAGATCTGCGTAAAAAAGCAAAAAACCATTACCGCATGGAGCACGGAGCAGCTC
Proteins encoded in this region:
- a CDS encoding replication initiation and membrane attachment family protein → MSLHWMEVKPVDGYYVRTSKEFSESTDKTMSMLYQPLVGSKAIALYQTLQNKLEKDCYESSEATHHELMAFLQMPLNEIYAARRLLEGIGLLRVYELETQSQDKTFVYDIQPPMSPRAFFQDDVLSVFLYNRLGKSKYIQLRQRFGISAVPEAAEEITASFNEVFASLHASEMASEPPPADEDTEFIGGSEPSRLQLEEDGFDMELLKASLPSFLDAARLLTPSLQQTVRRLAFVYQLSPIDMGKVIQESLSADDEVNIEDLRKKAKNHYRMEHGAAPPALGNRTEREEPAPAKDRPVSEQEQMKQFYEQTSPVTFLRSVAGGATVPESDIHLVEELLFSYRLSPGVVNVLTDYVMQKNNMKLSKALVYKIAGQWTRKKVHTVEDAMKLAKEEHKQAQERTAPKNNYANKRQQGYVRNDRLPKWMEKEEQVKNSPAEAEKTTQDEQLSKERERFEEMLKERRERANR
- the speD gene encoding adenosylmethionine decarboxylase; the encoded protein is METMGRHVISELWGCDEETLNNVNAIERIFVNAALKAGAEIREVIFHKFAPQGVSGVVIISESHLTIHSFPEHGYASIDVYTCGDHIDPNTAAKYIAGSLGAEAEETIEIPRGTGPIRVERPEANAL
- the nrdR gene encoding transcriptional regulator NrdR; this translates as MKCPVCYSNGTRVLDSRPSNEGRSIRRRRQCDTCHHRFTTFEIVEELPLVVVKKNGNREEFSREKMLRGLIRACEKRPIPMETLEGIVSRVENKLREEGRTEVKSEEAGELVMEELADIDEIAYVRFASVYRQFRDINVFINELKELIDKENKEDSSKS